From a single Bacillus sp. NEB1478 genomic region:
- a CDS encoding ABC transporter ATP-binding protein translates to MTVLKTSDLTLAYGKEPIIDELNLQIPKGKITVFIGSNGCGKSTLLRSMARLLSPRSGNVLLNGKDIAKRSTKQVAKELAILPQGPVAPEGLTVLQLVKQGRFPYQSWLHQWSPEDERAVMDALRATNLIPFMEKPVDSLSGGQRQRAWIAMTLAQGTETILLDEPTTYLDMTHQIEILDLLFELNEREKRTIVMVLHDLNLACRYAHHIVAIQDKSVYAQGAPEEILTEKLVEDVFQMPCSVIPDPVFGTPMCIPFGKGRVVRHVNTPQYA, encoded by the coding sequence ATGACCGTTTTAAAAACTTCAGATCTGACGTTAGCTTATGGGAAAGAACCTATCATTGACGAATTAAATTTACAAATACCAAAAGGAAAAATAACTGTCTTTATCGGAAGCAACGGCTGCGGTAAATCCACCCTGTTACGGTCAATGGCACGTCTCTTAAGTCCTAGATCAGGCAATGTTCTCTTAAACGGAAAAGATATTGCTAAGCGCTCGACGAAACAAGTTGCTAAAGAGCTTGCCATCCTGCCACAAGGACCAGTTGCTCCTGAGGGATTAACAGTTCTGCAGCTTGTAAAACAAGGCCGTTTTCCTTATCAGTCTTGGTTGCATCAATGGTCACCAGAAGATGAACGAGCTGTGATGGACGCACTTAGAGCGACAAATTTGATTCCGTTTATGGAAAAGCCGGTTGATTCTTTGTCCGGCGGCCAAAGACAAAGAGCATGGATTGCCATGACACTTGCTCAAGGAACGGAAACGATCCTACTAGATGAACCTACTACTTATTTAGATATGACACATCAGATTGAAATTCTTGATTTATTATTTGAGTTAAATGAGCGTGAAAAGCGTACAATAGTGATGGTTCTCCATGATTTAAATCTGGCATGCCGCTATGCACATCATATTGTAGCCATTCAGGATAAATCGGTTTATGCACAAGGTGCTCCCGAAGAAATTTTGACAGAAAAGCTAGTTGAAGATGTATTTCAAATGCCTTGTTCAGTGATTCCAGATCCTGTATTCGGCACACCAATGTGTATCCCATTTGGAAAGGGTCGTGTTGTTCGACATGTCAATACTCCTCAGTACGCCTAA